A window from Suncus etruscus isolate mSunEtr1 chromosome 18, mSunEtr1.pri.cur, whole genome shotgun sequence encodes these proteins:
- the LOC125996123 gene encoding histone H2A type 1-B → MSGRGKQGGKARAKAKTRSSRAGLQFPVGRVHRLLRKGNYSERVGAGAPVYLAAVLEYLTAEILELAGNAARDNKKTRIIPRHLQLAIRNDEELNKLLGRVTIAQGGVLPNIQAVLLPKKTESHHKAKGK, encoded by the coding sequence ATGTCTGGACGCGGCAAGCAGGGAGGCAAGGCTCGCGCCAAGGCCAAGACTCGCTCTTCTCGTGCCGGGCTGCAGTTCCCCGTGGGCCGTGTGCACCGGCTGCTCCGCAAGGGCAACTACTCGGAGCGCGTCGGCGCCGGCGCCCCGGTGTACCTGGCGGCCGTGCTCGAGTACCTGACGGCCGAGATCCTGGAGCTGGCGGGCAACGCGGCGCGCGACAACAAGAAGACGCGCATCATCCCGCGCCACCTGCAGCTGGCCATCCGCAACGACGAGGAGCTCAACAAGCTGCTGGGCCGCGTCACCATCGCGCAGGGCGGCGTGCTGCCCAACATTCAGGCCGTGCTGCTGCCCAAGAAGACCGAGAGCCACCACAAGGCCAAGGGAAAGTAA
- the LOC125996096 gene encoding histone H1.2 translates to MSETAPAAPAAPAPAEKTPAKKKAAKKPSGAHRKASGPPVSELITKAVAASKERNGVSLAALKKALAAAGYDVEKNNSRIKLGLKSLVSKGTLVQTKGTGASGSFKLNKKAASGEAKPKAKKAGAAKAKKPAGAAKKAKKATGSATPKKAAKKTPKKAKKPASAAGTKKVAKSPKKAKAARPKKAAKSATKAVKPKAAKPKVAKPKKAAAKKK, encoded by the coding sequence ATGTCGGAGACCGCACCCGCCGCCCCTGCCGCCCCGGCCCCCGCGGAGAAGACCCCCGCCAAGAAGAAGGCGGCCAAGAAGCCTTCTGGAGCGCACCGCAAGGCGTCCGGGCCCCCCGTGTCCGAGCTGATCACCAAGGCGGTGGCCGCGTCCAAGGAGCGCAACGGCGTGTCCCTGGCGGCGCTCAAGAAGGCGCTGGCGGCCGCCGGCTACGACGTGGAGAAGAACAACAGCCGCATCAAGCTGGGGCTCAAGAGCCTGGTGAGCAAGGGCACCCTGGTGCAGACCAAGGGCACCGGCGCCTCGGGCTCCTTCAAGCTGAACAAGAAGGCCGCCTCTGGGGAGGCCAAGCCCAAGGCCAAGAAGGCGGGCGCCGCCAAGGCCAAGAAGCCCGCCGGGGCCGCCAAGAAGGCCAAGAAAGCCACCGGCTCCGCCACCCCCAAGAAGGCGGCCAAGAAGACCCCGAAGAAGGCCAAGAAGCCGGCGTCTGCAGCCGGGACCAAGAAGGTGGCCAAGAGCCCCAAGAAGGCCAAGGCTGCCAGACCCAAGAAGGCCGCCAAGAGTGCCACCAAGGCTGTGAAGCCCAAGGCTGCTAAGCCTAAAGTCGCCAAACCCAAGAAGGCGGCGGCCAAGAAGAAGTAA